From a region of the Armatimonadota bacterium genome:
- a CDS encoding DnaJ domain-containing protein, protein MNVDWSLRVLSLERGCTEEEAKSAFRREALKWHPDKYASADSAVKDDALEQMQRVNQAYDLLQDYEPWTWANWGVAASGHEFDETDSHREDYKEETHASYDDVEEEAPQSEDEDVFAASQVDEATDRQWTSDQPVVSKSWFGMIPVSVKAFVCTIGVIFIGVAVANREGSAPVASFGSDSSYGRDSSRNFSGFLPDSTSETLNANRSPGSSGSFRETPPPFKIPTSQPDDTDLPESRSQEIYEATSSDESSAVSTKGNAASQKQRNDVEVAEPEIPRNVPSGYFTLGSTEDDVLAVQGTPSRITRSGNRKTFHYGASEVKFQDGRVVDYENYGRLKIKIG, encoded by the coding sequence ATGAACGTTGATTGGTCGCTACGGGTTTTGTCCCTAGAGCGAGGCTGCACTGAGGAGGAGGCAAAGTCTGCTTTCAGGCGCGAGGCTTTAAAATGGCATCCCGATAAGTATGCGTCTGCTGACTCAGCAGTCAAAGACGATGCGCTCGAACAGATGCAGCGAGTGAATCAAGCGTACGACCTTTTGCAAGACTATGAGCCATGGACATGGGCAAACTGGGGTGTAGCCGCAAGCGGTCACGAGTTTGACGAAACCGATTCACACCGCGAAGACTATAAAGAGGAAACACACGCATCTTACGATGATGTCGAGGAAGAAGCGCCTCAGAGTGAAGATGAGGACGTTTTTGCGGCATCTCAGGTAGATGAAGCGACTGATCGCCAGTGGACCAGTGATCAGCCAGTGGTTAGCAAGTCATGGTTCGGGATGATCCCCGTTTCCGTCAAGGCGTTTGTCTGCACGATCGGTGTGATCTTCATCGGCGTCGCAGTAGCAAACCGTGAAGGATCTGCACCCGTTGCATCCTTCGGTAGTGACAGTTCATATGGCCGGGATTCCTCACGAAACTTTAGCGGCTTTCTTCCTGATTCCACCAGTGAAACGCTAAATGCTAATAGATCACCAGGATCATCGGGCAGTTTTCGAGAGACGCCTCCTCCTTTCAAGATTCCAACATCACAACCTGACGATACCGACCTCCCGGAGTCTCGAAGTCAAGAGATCTATGAAGCAACATCCAGTGATGAGTCGTCAGCCGTATCTACCAAAGGAAACGCAGCCTCGCAGAAGCAAAGGAATGATGTAGAGGTCGCCGAGCCGGAGATCCCACGCAACGTACCTAGCGGCTACTTCACTCTCGGCTCAACCGAGGATGATGTCTTAGCCGTCCAAGGCACGCCATCGCGGATCACACGCTCCGGCAACAGGAAGACCTTTCACTATGGGGCCTCTGAGGTTAAGTTTCAAGACGGTCGAGTCGTAGACTATGAGAACTACGGCAGGCTGAAAATCAAGATTGGCTGA
- the rfbB gene encoding dTDP-glucose 4,6-dehydratase, which translates to MKLLVTGAAGFIGSNFVRLVFRELDGVEVVVLDSLAYSGNRSTMADFSSDDRFKFYHGQIQDQAMVDKIVSEEKITHIVNFAAESHNDRSLLDNHSFIMTNTYGVNVILEAARKFDVERVLQVSTDEVYGSIAEGQFTEESPIEPNTPYSAAKAGGDLLCRAHFITHKTPVIVTHGGNTYGPYHYPEKIVPFFVTRLIDRKKVPLYGEGTQVREWIHVMDHCTGILTALLKGVPGEVYNVGDVNERKNIEIVSILLDELGLDDSYIKRIPDPRKGAHDARYSMSNTKLKSLGWSPQVPFETGLRATVQWFVQNEPWWREIQSDPLYQEFITEFYGRSLGEDL; encoded by the coding sequence ATGAAGCTTCTCGTCACAGGCGCCGCCGGTTTCATAGGCTCCAACTTCGTGCGTCTCGTCTTCCGCGAGCTGGATGGCGTCGAGGTCGTTGTGTTGGATTCGCTTGCTTATTCCGGCAACCGTTCGACGATGGCGGATTTCTCTTCGGACGATCGGTTCAAGTTTTATCACGGTCAGATCCAAGATCAGGCGATGGTCGACAAGATCGTGAGCGAAGAGAAGATCACGCACATCGTGAACTTCGCCGCCGAGAGCCACAACGACCGCTCGCTGCTCGACAACCACAGCTTCATCATGACGAACACCTACGGCGTGAACGTCATCCTCGAAGCCGCGCGGAAGTTCGATGTCGAACGGGTCCTTCAAGTCAGCACCGACGAGGTGTACGGATCGATCGCCGAAGGCCAGTTCACCGAGGAGTCGCCGATCGAGCCGAACACGCCGTACAGCGCCGCGAAAGCGGGCGGTGACCTGCTCTGCCGCGCGCACTTCATCACCCACAAGACGCCCGTGATCGTCACGCACGGCGGCAACACCTACGGCCCCTACCACTACCCCGAGAAGATCGTGCCGTTCTTCGTCACGCGCCTGATCGACCGCAAAAAAGTGCCGCTCTACGGCGAAGGAACACAGGTCCGCGAATGGATCCACGTCATGGACCACTGCACGGGGATTCTGACTGCCTTGCTCAAGGGTGTTCCCGGCGAGGTTTACAACGTCGGCGACGTCAACGAACGCAAGAACATCGAGATCGTTTCGATTTTGTTGGATGAATTAGGCCTCGACGATTCGTACATCAAACGAATCCCCGACCCCCGCAAAGGCGCCCACGACGCGCGCTACTCGATGTCGAACACGAAGCTAAAATCCCTCGGCTGGTCGCCGCAGGTGCCGTTCGAAACCGGCCTCCGCGCAACCGTCCAATGGTTCGTCCAGAACGAACCGTGGTGGCGCGAAATCCAATCCGACCCCCTCTACCAAGAGTTCATCACCGAGTTCTACGGACGAAGCCTTGGCGAAGATCTGTAG
- a CDS encoding dTDP-4-dehydrorhamnose 3,5-epimerase family protein: MIPGVVIRELNRFTDERGWLMELFRDDELPEGFEPTMGYLSMTKPGVARGPHEHVHQTDGFVFLNGQYELYLWENREGHEEKFETHKVGAENPCLVFVPPGVVHAYRNVGTEEAFVLNFPDKLYAGWGKKEPVDEIRHEDFDSKFKLP, from the coding sequence ATGATTCCAGGCGTTGTCATCAGAGAGCTGAACCGATTCACCGACGAGCGCGGATGGCTGATGGAGCTGTTCCGCGACGACGAGCTGCCCGAGGGGTTCGAGCCGACGATGGGCTACCTCAGCATGACAAAACCCGGCGTCGCGAGAGGACCGCACGAGCACGTCCACCAGACCGACGGGTTTGTTTTTTTGAACGGCCAGTACGAGCTGTACCTGTGGGAGAACCGCGAAGGCCACGAAGAGAAGTTTGAAACCCACAAGGTCGGAGCGGAGAATCCTTGCCTGGTTTTCGTCCCGCCGGGAGTGGTGCACGCCTATCGCAACGTTGGAACCGAGGAGGCGTTCGTCCTGAACTTCCCCGACAAGCTTTACGCGGGCTGGGGCAAGAAAGAGCCGGTCGATGAGATCCGGCACGAGGACTTCGACTCGAAATTCAAACTGCCATGA
- a CDS encoding 2-oxoisovalerate dehydrogenase — protein MSAIPEAATSTKLDFLRLMMLCREGDRREGILLRQSRGWFQVSGSGHEAIGALALHLNDGDWLYPYYRDRALMLARGISNYDMALAYYAKRDSSSGGRQMPGHFSDDKLNVMSVCTPTGGGLIPATGTAWGFQLRGEDNVVIATLGDAASRQGEFFEAFAFAVQEQLPVIFVIEDNKYGISTPTEKFLPMNIGGIIAEDYLVKVDARYFDNVYTEGAKAIEKARSGGGPTLFWFDIDRLASHTSSDDQRVYRAKGELEEMLARDPIVLLRDQLIEAGELTMEQFEQTQEKLVKEVDEEYLRAEKQEDPIAEEVMHHCWGDDVEPMAPPIETGPMTMVDAINRTFHKALADDPNVIFFGEDIEDPKGGVFKITEGLSDTYPKQVFNSPLAEATIMGVAVGLASMGLKPVFELQFIDFICPGWNQIVTNISTQRWRTFGKWKTPMVVYAPCGAYLPGGSIWHSQSNEGWLAHVPGLKVVVPATPQDAAGLFWTAIHCDDPVFVLIPKHIFRKRVDVTRIEPVPFGKARLVQEGSDVTIVTWGNTLELADEAAQKLSGEVSVEIIDLRSLVPCDYEAITASLEKTGRLVVIQEDTKTCGFGQSVISEMTSDPEKFNLFLASPQLVSRDDVHIGFNPIYEYAALPSTDDVVQAIRTTME, from the coding sequence ATGTCTGCCATTCCAGAGGCCGCTACGTCCACTAAACTCGATTTCTTGCGCCTGATGATGCTTTGCCGCGAAGGCGACCGCCGCGAAGGCATACTGCTGCGCCAGAGCAGAGGTTGGTTCCAGGTCAGCGGTTCCGGGCACGAGGCCATCGGCGCGCTCGCGCTGCACTTGAACGACGGCGACTGGCTGTACCCCTACTACCGCGACCGGGCGCTCATGCTGGCTCGCGGCATTTCGAACTACGACATGGCACTCGCCTACTACGCCAAGCGCGACTCAAGCTCTGGCGGCCGCCAGATGCCGGGCCACTTCAGCGACGACAAGCTCAACGTGATGAGCGTCTGCACTCCGACCGGCGGCGGGCTGATTCCGGCGACTGGCACAGCGTGGGGGTTCCAGCTCCGCGGCGAGGACAACGTCGTCATTGCGACGCTTGGCGACGCTGCGAGCAGGCAGGGCGAGTTTTTCGAAGCGTTCGCGTTCGCCGTGCAAGAGCAACTGCCGGTCATCTTCGTGATCGAAGACAACAAGTACGGCATCTCGACGCCGACCGAGAAGTTCCTCCCGATGAACATCGGAGGGATCATCGCCGAGGACTACCTGGTCAAGGTCGATGCGCGGTACTTCGACAACGTGTACACCGAGGGCGCGAAGGCGATTGAAAAGGCGCGCTCCGGCGGCGGTCCGACGCTGTTCTGGTTCGACATCGACCGCCTCGCCTCACACACCTCGTCTGACGACCAGCGCGTTTACCGGGCAAAGGGCGAACTCGAAGAAATGCTCGCGCGCGACCCGATCGTGCTGTTGCGCGACCAGCTGATCGAGGCCGGCGAGCTGACGATGGAGCAGTTCGAGCAGACGCAGGAGAAGCTCGTCAAAGAGGTCGACGAAGAATACCTGCGCGCCGAAAAGCAAGAAGACCCGATCGCCGAAGAGGTCATGCACCACTGCTGGGGCGACGATGTGGAACCGATGGCCCCGCCGATCGAAACCGGCCCGATGACGATGGTCGACGCGATCAACAGGACGTTCCACAAGGCGCTCGCCGACGACCCGAACGTCATCTTCTTCGGCGAAGACATCGAGGACCCGAAGGGCGGGGTCTTCAAAATTACGGAAGGGCTCAGCGACACGTATCCGAAGCAAGTTTTCAATTCGCCGCTCGCCGAAGCGACGATCATGGGCGTCGCCGTCGGGCTCGCCAGCATGGGTCTCAAGCCGGTGTTCGAGCTGCAGTTCATCGACTTTATCTGCCCAGGCTGGAACCAGATCGTCACCAACATCAGCACGCAGCGGTGGCGTACGTTCGGCAAGTGGAAGACCCCGATGGTCGTTTACGCACCGTGCGGCGCGTATCTTCCGGGCGGCTCGATTTGGCACAGCCAGTCGAACGAGGGATGGCTCGCGCACGTTCCGGGCCTGAAGGTCGTAGTCCCCGCGACCCCGCAAGACGCGGCCGGACTTTTCTGGACCGCGATCCACTGCGACGATCCCGTCTTCGTTTTGATCCCCAAACACATCTTCCGCAAGCGCGTCGACGTAACGAGAATCGAGCCGGTGCCGTTCGGCAAGGCGCGCCTCGTGCAAGAAGGTTCGGACGTTACGATCGTCACTTGGGGCAACACGCTTGAGCTCGCCGACGAAGCCGCGCAGAAGTTGAGCGGCGAAGTCAGCGTCGAGATCATCGACCTGCGATCATTGGTGCCGTGCGACTACGAGGCGATCACCGCCTCCCTCGAGAAGACCGGCCGCCTCGTCGTGATCCAAGAGGACACGAAAACCTGCGGCTTCGGCCAGTCGGTGATCAGCGAGATGACCAGCGACCCGGAGAAGTTCAACCTCTTCCTCGCCTCGCCGCAACTAGTCTCGCGCGACGACGTGCACATCGGCTTCAACCCGATCTACGAGTACGCCGCGCTGCCCAGCACCGACGACGTGGTCCAAGCCATCCGCACGACGATGGAGTAA
- a CDS encoding pyridoxal-phosphate dependent enzyme yields MPRYRVRDQIARVGNIARMSLPVRVPLIAAPTQMHRLPRASEDLGIDLWIKRDDLTGFAGGGNKGRKLEYLMADALAQDVDVIVSGGSTQSNYLRQLSCACSMFGIHCVGATMRLPYVAAAGKPVGKKVSEGGNRVLDEMFGLEMRIFEDDSFDVLKQHVTDIVAEFEAKGKRVMRLPNGGSTPLGAYAYFRAGQEADEQCTEPFDYVVTPSSSGGTHAGLGYFYHGHPSHLIGISCDPDPGLVDVMAELAQGLDSIVGGNLKMTPSDFDFRMEYYGPGYGVASDEGQAAMTYLHQKEGVLLDPVYTSKAFAGLLDLARKKEISGRVLFWHTGGLPTLFATE; encoded by the coding sequence ATGCCTAGATACCGCGTGCGGGACCAGATCGCGAGAGTCGGTAATATCGCCCGCATGTCGTTGCCGGTTCGCGTTCCGTTGATCGCAGCCCCAACCCAGATGCACCGTCTCCCGCGCGCCTCGGAGGATCTGGGGATCGATCTGTGGATCAAGCGGGACGACCTCACCGGATTCGCCGGAGGGGGGAACAAGGGCCGCAAGCTCGAATACCTGATGGCGGATGCGCTGGCGCAAGACGTCGACGTGATCGTTTCGGGCGGCTCGACCCAATCGAATTACCTGCGTCAGCTTTCGTGCGCGTGTTCGATGTTCGGCATTCACTGCGTCGGCGCGACGATGAGGCTACCGTACGTTGCCGCCGCCGGAAAGCCGGTGGGCAAGAAGGTCTCCGAAGGCGGAAACCGCGTGCTGGACGAGATGTTCGGCCTGGAGATGCGGATATTCGAGGATGACAGCTTCGACGTCCTGAAGCAGCACGTCACAGATATCGTCGCGGAGTTTGAGGCGAAGGGGAAGAGGGTGATGCGCCTGCCGAACGGCGGAAGCACCCCGCTTGGCGCCTATGCGTATTTCAGGGCCGGACAAGAGGCGGACGAACAGTGTACGGAGCCGTTCGACTACGTCGTGACGCCTTCGAGCAGCGGAGGGACACACGCCGGGCTGGGCTATTTTTATCATGGCCACCCGTCGCACCTGATCGGGATATCCTGCGACCCAGATCCGGGGCTGGTTGACGTGATGGCCGAACTAGCGCAAGGCCTCGATTCAATCGTAGGCGGGAACCTAAAGATGACGCCCAGCGATTTCGACTTCCGGATGGAGTACTACGGCCCCGGTTACGGTGTCGCCAGCGACGAGGGCCAGGCGGCGATGACCTACCTGCATCAGAAGGAGGGAGTACTGCTGGATCCCGTCTACACGAGCAAGGCGTTCGCGGGGCTGTTGGACTTGGCCAGGAAGAAGGAGATCTCCGGGCGAGTGCTGTTTTGGCATACGGGCGGCCTGCCGACCCTCTTTGCAACAGAGTAG
- a CDS encoding class I SAM-dependent methyltransferase gives MKAVLKFILKVLPTHTRLSLLQHVRWLRLRREARPYLGEGSECACCGQHWREFVPAGDPIRQGEQCLRCGAGSRQRLMSLYLTREIGKLPRVRLLHFAPEISLTRRIVALPGVDYLSIDISPDVALRQGDITDLPLGDDEFDAVICSHVLEHVLDDAKAMCEMFRVMKPGGTAYVMVPRDMDLEKTYEDETIVTPEARYRAFGQDDHVRMYGRDFVDRLQAAGFSVRELSTSDIADPANCSKFGLVEDTIFVCTKPES, from the coding sequence ATGAAGGCCGTTCTCAAATTTATCCTGAAAGTCCTGCCGACGCACACGCGCCTGAGCCTTCTCCAACACGTCCGATGGCTGCGTCTGCGGCGGGAGGCGCGACCCTATCTCGGTGAGGGCTCGGAGTGCGCGTGCTGCGGGCAGCACTGGCGGGAGTTCGTGCCCGCAGGCGATCCGATCCGTCAGGGCGAGCAGTGCCTGCGCTGCGGCGCAGGATCGCGTCAACGTCTCATGTCCCTGTACCTGACCAGAGAGATCGGCAAGCTTCCGAGGGTTCGGCTCCTTCACTTTGCTCCCGAAATCTCCCTGACAAGGCGCATTGTCGCTCTGCCGGGCGTCGACTACCTGTCCATCGACATCAGCCCCGATGTGGCTCTCAGGCAGGGTGACATCACTGACCTTCCGCTCGGTGACGACGAGTTCGATGCGGTGATCTGCTCGCACGTCCTGGAACACGTCCTGGACGACGCCAAGGCGATGTGCGAGATGTTCAGAGTGATGAAGCCCGGCGGCACTGCGTACGTCATGGTTCCGCGAGACATGGATCTCGAGAAGACGTATGAAGACGAGACGATCGTCACGCCCGAGGCGAGGTATCGGGCGTTCGGCCAAGACGACCATGTAAGAATGTACGGCCGAGATTTCGTCGACAGGCTGCAGGCCGCGGGTTTCTCGGTGCGCGAACTCAGCACCTCGGACATCGCAGACCCCGCGAACTGCAGCAAGTTCGGCTTGGTCGAGGACACGATATTCGTATGCACGAAGCCTGAGTCCTAG
- a CDS encoding DUF2752 domain-containing protein: MVTFDEGWPKARLRGQLVWFLAWVAVTVIGMILTPNDTGHGTHSQLGLPPCGSVLAFGRPCPGCGMTTSVSALVHLDVTSAMKAHPLGPFMYALFTASAFASLYGFVRGRRLNTDSVAFNRFMWALAIAFLAFGIARFALTEYSPEDVPWPTFIKFG, from the coding sequence ATGGTGACGTTTGACGAAGGCTGGCCGAAGGCGCGACTGAGAGGTCAGCTCGTGTGGTTCTTGGCCTGGGTCGCCGTGACTGTCATCGGGATGATCCTGACCCCCAATGACACCGGCCACGGTACGCACTCACAGCTCGGGCTTCCGCCGTGCGGAAGTGTGCTGGCGTTCGGTCGTCCGTGCCCTGGCTGCGGCATGACGACCAGCGTCTCGGCTCTCGTGCACCTCGACGTCACCAGCGCGATGAAAGCCCACCCGCTTGGGCCTTTCATGTACGCGCTGTTCACTGCGTCGGCGTTCGCATCGCTGTACGGGTTTGTGCGCGGAAGGCGGCTCAATACCGACAGCGTCGCGTTCAACCGCTTTATGTGGGCCTTAGCCATTGCCTTTCTTGCGTTCGGCATCGCGCGCTTCGCGCTAACCGAGTACTCCCCGGAAGACGTGCCTTGGCCCACTTTTATAAAGTTCGGCTAG
- the truB gene encoding tRNA pseudouridine(55) synthase TruB produces the protein MLGALLIDKPKGITSHDVIRVLRKKFDTRRIGHSGTLDPLATGLLVVMVGPATRLLQYLQLEPKGYEYTVRFGQETDTQDSEGEVIQERPVPSDLGAAIEGAMPPFIGRIQQTPPMFSAVKKDGRPLYAYARAGEVVDRPAREVVIHELDLTSVDAPHATFRTVCEGGTYVRTLANDLGEAIGCGAHVTELRRTRVGRFSAEDAVPLDDVTPNDLLPVEDALDPMEKIQVSTDQESALRCGQSVPISDRPDGELVAMLDESGNLICIARIRDNEAHPECVMPKENGDGDV, from the coding sequence ATGCTTGGCGCACTGCTAATTGACAAGCCGAAAGGGATCACGTCGCACGACGTCATTCGGGTTCTGCGAAAGAAGTTCGACACACGCCGGATCGGTCATTCGGGCACGCTCGACCCGCTGGCCACCGGTCTTCTGGTTGTGATGGTCGGCCCCGCGACGCGACTGCTCCAGTACCTACAGCTAGAACCGAAGGGCTACGAGTACACGGTTCGATTCGGACAAGAGACAGACACCCAAGACTCTGAGGGCGAAGTGATCCAAGAGCGGCCCGTCCCGTCCGATCTTGGGGCTGCGATCGAAGGCGCTATGCCCCCGTTTATCGGGCGCATTCAGCAGACGCCGCCGATGTTCAGCGCCGTCAAGAAGGACGGAAGGCCGCTGTACGCTTACGCGCGGGCTGGCGAGGTGGTAGATCGGCCAGCGAGAGAGGTCGTGATCCACGAACTGGACTTGACGTCGGTGGACGCTCCGCACGCGACGTTCCGCACGGTGTGCGAGGGCGGCACGTACGTTCGGACGCTGGCGAACGATCTAGGCGAAGCGATCGGGTGCGGCGCCCACGTCACCGAGCTTCGACGAACTCGCGTAGGACGGTTCAGCGCGGAAGACGCCGTGCCGCTAGACGACGTGACGCCCAACGACCTTTTGCCAGTGGAAGACGCCCTCGACCCAATGGAGAAAATCCAAGTGTCCACGGATCAAGAGAGCGCGCTTCGGTGCGGACAGAGCGTGCCGATCTCCGATAGGCCGGACGGAGAGTTGGTCGCGATGCTCGACGAGTCGGGGAACCTAATCTGCATCGCCCGCATTCGCGACAACGAGGCACACCCGGAGTGCGTAATGCCTAAGGAGAACGGTGATGGTGACGTTTGA
- a CDS encoding bifunctional oligoribonuclease/PAP phosphatase NrnA: MSISTNNDPETSSPAQISGLYPQFVDEITRANGVLVSTHLNPDGDAIGAALFVSLFLEALDIRHEVICHDPAPYNLQFLPGVSEIKRLPDADRFELAIVLDLESLDRLGSCREAVERCDRSIVIDHHIPVDAPGNLRIVSIGHPATCSILFDLVFGSETTITPDMANCLLTGLLTDTGNFRYPNTDAHALATAGHLLELGANLAQITEAVYMTRERPAFDLHGYALTNAKTACDGQIMWCLLPVAAFEKFGANEQHSEGIVNDLLAVKGVRVAIVLREAKPGKIRGSLRSLGDIDVAEVARGFSGGGHANAAGVSFTGSIEDAESKLIEALSKCLAHC, encoded by the coding sequence TTGAGCATCAGCACGAACAACGATCCTGAGACGTCCTCGCCTGCGCAGATCAGCGGGCTGTATCCACAGTTCGTTGATGAGATCACGCGTGCGAACGGAGTGTTGGTCTCGACGCACTTGAACCCGGATGGCGACGCGATCGGCGCTGCCCTGTTCGTGTCGCTCTTCCTGGAAGCGCTCGACATCCGGCACGAGGTGATCTGTCACGACCCAGCGCCTTACAACTTGCAGTTTCTACCGGGCGTCTCCGAGATCAAACGCCTGCCCGACGCCGACCGGTTTGAGCTAGCGATCGTCTTAGACCTTGAGTCGCTCGATCGCCTAGGAAGCTGTCGCGAGGCCGTCGAGCGCTGCGACCGCTCCATCGTGATCGATCATCACATCCCGGTCGATGCGCCCGGGAATCTACGCATCGTTTCGATCGGCCACCCAGCTACATGCTCGATCCTGTTCGACTTGGTATTCGGCAGCGAAACGACGATCACGCCCGACATGGCCAACTGCCTGCTCACGGGTCTCCTGACCGACACCGGCAACTTCCGTTATCCGAACACCGACGCCCACGCGCTGGCGACAGCCGGTCATCTGCTCGAGTTGGGCGCTAACCTGGCGCAAATCACAGAAGCGGTGTACATGACGCGAGAGCGACCAGCGTTCGACCTGCACGGGTACGCGCTGACCAACGCGAAAACCGCCTGCGACGGCCAGATCATGTGGTGCCTGCTGCCGGTAGCGGCGTTCGAGAAGTTCGGGGCGAACGAACAGCACAGCGAGGGCATCGTCAACGACTTGCTCGCCGTGAAGGGTGTCAGGGTCGCTATCGTGCTGCGCGAAGCCAAGCCGGGCAAGATTCGCGGCAGCCTGCGGTCGCTCGGGGACATCGACGTTGCGGAAGTCGCACGAGGGTTCAGCGGAGGCGGACATGCGAACGCAGCCGGAGTGTCGTTCACCGGATCCATCGAAGATGCAGAGTCGAAACTCATCGAAGCTCTCAGCAAATGCTTGGCGCACTGCTAA
- a CDS encoding UDP-glucose/GDP-mannose dehydrogenase family protein has translation MKVSVVGTGYVGLVTGVVLADLGNDVVCVDKDREKVAGLQRGESPIFEPGIEELLKRTIAAKTFTATTSIREAVLHAEVVFIAVGTPSGPGGEPDLTAVKQVAKEIGQSIEKPTVVVNKSTVPVGSGDMVERIILEQGVDPELVTIVSNPEFLREGSAISDTMHPDRIIIGARNRAAAEKLIELYEPLSAPVMVTDVNSAEMIKYASNSYLATKISFINAISRLCEECGADVAEVARGIGLDKRIGTQFLRAGLGWGGSCFPKDVDGMISIAAGLGYDFDLLKATKEINAAQVPRFMRRLKSELGGFEGKTVAILGLSFKPNTNDVRDAKSLEVIDCLFDGGAKIRAYDPVAMPAVHAQYPAVVMRSDAYDAADGADALILVTEWKEFRQLDLGRIADKMRGRILFDGRRVFSREAAESAGLRYSTIGVTAIDEES, from the coding sequence ATGAAGGTTTCTGTCGTCGGAACGGGCTACGTCGGGCTGGTCACGGGCGTCGTCCTCGCTGATCTTGGAAACGACGTCGTGTGCGTCGACAAAGACCGAGAGAAGGTCGCTGGTCTGCAGCGAGGCGAGTCCCCCATATTCGAGCCGGGGATCGAGGAGCTGCTCAAGCGGACGATAGCTGCAAAGACGTTTACGGCGACAACCTCCATCCGTGAGGCCGTGTTGCACGCGGAGGTCGTGTTCATCGCCGTCGGCACGCCCAGCGGCCCCGGCGGAGAGCCGGATCTGACAGCCGTCAAGCAGGTCGCCAAGGAGATCGGACAGAGCATCGAAAAACCGACGGTCGTCGTCAACAAGTCCACAGTCCCGGTCGGCTCGGGCGACATGGTCGAGCGCATCATCCTAGAACAAGGCGTTGACCCAGAACTCGTGACAATCGTGAGCAATCCTGAGTTCCTTCGCGAGGGGTCTGCGATATCTGACACGATGCATCCCGACCGAATCATCATCGGTGCGCGAAATCGTGCTGCGGCCGAAAAGCTCATCGAGCTTTACGAGCCGCTCAGCGCCCCGGTCATGGTCACCGATGTCAACAGCGCCGAGATGATCAAGTACGCCAGCAACAGCTATCTGGCCACCAAGATCAGCTTCATCAACGCGATCAGCAGACTGTGCGAAGAGTGTGGCGCGGACGTGGCGGAAGTAGCGCGCGGGATTGGACTGGACAAACGGATCGGCACTCAGTTCTTGCGGGCGGGCTTGGGATGGGGCGGCAGCTGCTTTCCGAAGGACGTCGACGGAATGATCTCGATTGCCGCAGGCCTCGGCTACGACTTTGACCTGCTGAAAGCGACCAAGGAGATCAACGCTGCCCAAGTGCCGCGGTTCATGCGAAGGCTGAAGAGCGAGCTTGGCGGATTTGAGGGAAAAACCGTCGCGATCTTGGGGTTGTCGTTCAAACCAAACACGAACGACGTTCGGGACGCCAAATCATTGGAAGTAATCGACTGCCTGTTCGATGGCGGAGCAAAGATTCGGGCGTACGATCCGGTCGCCATGCCAGCAGTTCACGCCCAATATCCTGCAGTCGTGATGAGGAGCGACGCGTACGACGCAGCCGACGGTGCGGACGCCTTGATCTTGGTCACCGAGTGGAAGGAGTTCCGGCAGCTCGACCTTGGTAGAATCGCCGATAAGATGCGAGGCAGGATTTTGTTCGACGGACGCCGCGTTTTCAGTCGTGAAGCCGCTGAAAGCGCAGGGCTTCGGTACTCGACTATCGGAGTGACCGCGATCGACGAGGAGAGTTGA